In Lactuca sativa cultivar Salinas chromosome 5, Lsat_Salinas_v11, whole genome shotgun sequence, the DNA window CGTGAATAGAAGTTGGAAAGCAACCAAatcacttttaattttaaaagaaaagCAAGGAACAGTTCGATTTCCACACCCGACCCAGTTgcaacaaataaacaaataaaaaacaaaaagaaagaacAAACATTTTGAACCCGTATCACTTTAATTATACACTTCCACGTTTTATGTCACACAATTGTTGCATTTGTTTTTCATTGGacaataatttatatttattgtaGATGATAATACTACTACTACTCATAGTaagaagaaataaataaaatataaactaaAATTATCAGTATATTAATTTATAAAGTGATAAAATACGAAAAGCATGAAATTTCTAATAACAAACTTTTGTATATTACAAAAGTTGGGTATATTTTCAATTTAGGGGATAATACAGAAGAGAAGATAGAGTAGAACGCACCACACTGTAGCACGCTACACCTTACAAGGAGGCATGTGGTGGGGGTTGAAGGTGATGAATCATCACTAATCAATGACACGTAATGAGGCATCCTTCGGTCATCTACTGCCTTCACTACTACTGAGTCTACTGTAACTCTGTAAGAAACGAAAAAACAGACGGAATCTACAATCATCTGATCATCTATCTCATCTCTGATATTATATACCCATTTCTCAAGATACTAAATGAATGTAATCACAGGATATACTGCTTCATAATTGTTTATGAACCCACATTAAATCATAATTGATGCGTAATTACAACACAGACGGAAAATCTACAATCATCTCTAACGATTAATTGAATTTTTAATAGGTTGATGCAGCTTTTTATAAGTGAAATCATTCAAGATAATTCATATATATCAAACTACCTCGGATTTCCAAAGGAAATAAAGATCTTCAATATTCTAGGAGGTATTGATCAATATTTCTATTAGGAGAGAAAAAAATCCAGGAAATGATACCAGCACGATTAATAGTCGATGGATCATTCCAGATGCATCAGTTAATTcacataaaaagaaaaaaagacgATCGAAGTTTACATCAAACATGCATCAGTTAATTTACAGGATTAGAGATGAGATCGAGATGAAGAACGAACGATTTTGATGAAATTTGGGATGAGTTAGGAAACAACCAATTCCTTGCCGCCATGGCTGCAATGATCCAAAACAGAGAACCTGGAAGGCTTCGGCTCAAAATTCTTCCTCCTTTGGATATCATGACTCGACGGTTTGATTATCTTCAACAGAAACTCTTTCACCAGATTCGTCTTCTTAACATCCAATCGATTTAATTGCTCCGCGATCAATTTTCTCCCTACTTTAGGAGACGAGCTGCGGTGGCGTGCGCACCGGAATGAGCCCGGATGGTTCGTCGGAGAACAGAGGCATGTCCGCCTTGACGACGTCGACGATGATGAATTTATGTGACCAGAATCCATCACTTTTTGGGGTGTCTGTGCATGCACTTCAATTTGATTGATCGGGTTCGGTTGTTATTCAACGCGTAATATTAGGACTCAGATTTACAACTAATCCCCCTACATCATGGGTTTATTTCAGAAAAACCTTCAATTTTGTATTTCATGTCAAAACTACCCCTATGCATAAATGGTAACTCTACAAATTGACGTAAGATTGAGCAAATTCAAAGCGCTCCCAATATTTACTTACATCAAGTTAAAACTTTGGTCTTTGGTACAAACTTGACTTGATATGGTAAGATAAACTAattgtaaaataaaataatataattttcaAAAGTAGATGGAGTTGTAAGAGAATTTACTTTTAGGAGGAATGTAAATTTATCTAATTGTTTATTCTTTCTGACTTGAATTAACTTGTTGTAGCTAATTACCTTATTTTGACAGGAAATTGACTTAATAAGGTAATTAATTTTTCGGTTTATTCACATCTGAATAGCTATCTTTTTTGTGTATACATCTAGGTAACGAGCTTTTTAGAattgttcacatatgaccattatgatcgGCTGTAGCAGGTTATATCGGGCCATAATTGTCATATGCAAACACTTTCAAAAAATTCGTTACCtagatatgtacaaaaaaaatagttatcaaTATGTGAACACACCGAAAAGGTAAAAGTACATTACACGAATGATCCTTGTAGTTTGGGTAATctgtgcgtttggtccctaaattattttttaacttgaatgatccctactgtttatttttgttgtgtgTTTGGCCCTTGTCTTACCTTAAAAGACTGTTGTGtcctttttcaattttatttttagttaatttttttatttatgtatttatttttttatatattttacaaaAATTAATACATCCCACATATTTGTATCTTCTCACCCTAAACCTGAAACCATATATTTGTTTCAGGTTTAAGGTGAGGAGATACAAATATatggggtctattaattttttaaattatataaaaaataaatatataaataagaaaaataattttaaggcacaatagtcttttgagGTAAGACTGTGACCAAAcacacaacaaaaataaacagtagggatcatccaagttaaaaaataaattagggaccaaacgcacaaattacccaaactatagggaccatttgtgtaatttacttttacGGTTTGTTCACATTTGAGCAACTAcatattttttgtacacatctaggtataCGAAcattttggaagtgttcacatgtgaccattatgaccggatgtaacctgctacagcgGGTCATAATGGTTATATGTTAACACTTTCAAAAAATTTGTTACTCAGATGTGtataaaaaaaagatagttacccagatgtaaACAAATTGAAAAGTTAATTACATTATTAAGTCTATTTTCCTATTTTGACGTATACATTTCATTTAAGGTTGGTGAAAAGTTGTAATGAGAGATATTTTGCATGTCAACTGATTAAGGTTAATTTAATTTTAAGTTCCGAGGGATCTGcattggataaaactataatttaTGGATCCAACATTTCATATATGGATCCAATTATATAAGATATGGGGACAATTAATATAAACATTATTATGGTTTGTATAGATTCTCTATTTATAATTGGTTGAAGACCCACCACAATCGTAATTAAAATAATGGTAAGAGTTTATAGAAGTTTTTCAAAGAAAACTTATTCAATGGCTTTTCAAAATTTAACGTTTTTTGATGCGAAAATAGATGCTAAAAGTAAAAAAGTTACCTTCTTGAAATGCAAATTTACAATTTCTACCCATATTTCAAATTTTTATTTCTAAGAGATCGTTCTTCCATTTATGCAATCTTCTACTTTTTATGTGACCAAAAACGGAATaaaaaaatccttttttttttagAATTAAGAGGTGTCTATTGTTGGAAGAAATACATGTTTCAATGGGTAATATTCataaatttttataaaacttttatGTTTATCAAAGTTTTGAAAACCACTAAAAATAATTAAgatgttttttatgttttatttgagTTAATTATGGTCTCGTTGAATGTTACTTTTGTTATTTTGGATTTGATCATAACCGAAATTTTATGAATAATGACAATCAAGTTTAGCCATATTATCATGAATATAACTTTTTACAGATTTCAAacattttattgatgattttgaaTATGATGGCCAAATTAAGACCCGTAGCGAAGTAGGCTGTATTTTCAGGATTAATCATAAGGTCAGTCGGTCACACACCAAGCctaaaacatataatatattttcaTCATTTTTATAAAGTTAACTGTAGAAAAGATAATGTATTTTCATCATCCTATCAATTTATACAATGAATTATCTTAACTATTTTTTAGAGCATTCTTATTAGGAAATTGTCATTCTCAATAGATCTAATATGGAATGGTGAGtttgttattattttattaaaaattaaaatatgtttatataaattaattgattattatatttttagtatGAGGCCATAactatttttaaaatgtttaattagAGAGATGGCATAAGGAGAAAAGCAAAAGAAAACCGAAAGTTGTAGGCCCGTCTCGCCTAACTCCCACACATGATACCCATACGATGTGCCTAGTCATTCCACGTAGTTTCACAGTCGGTTTGATATTTTTCGTCTTTTTGTAGTTTTTAGGGATTATTAAATCCAAACAAAATATTCCGAGATAATATACTTCTAGAAATAAATACTACATTGATGTGGAGTTGAGTCATTTATGGAGGGAAGCGACTAAAATTCAACTTCAAACGATAATAAATTAATAGTGCAACAACAAATGTTAACCAGAAAGTGAGACAAACCACTAGAACCAATCCGGTCGTATTGGTTATCTTACCTAAGATGATTATTTGGACCGGATCGTATTGGAATCAGTTCCATAAGAACCCGGGTTGAAAGGATTATGTGGACCGTGGAATGGACCTATTGAGACATACCAGTGCCAGTGTCAGTATCCGTTTTCCGGTTCTTGGACCGGTAGACCAGTTCAACATTTGTTAAGTATGGTACAAATAGTTGAAGCAGTAAGAAAGTTTTTAGGGAAAATGGTATTATGAGCTTAACAAATACGTAAGGAGAAAACATATAAGCTGCAAACTATCAACTTTGATATTCCGACTTATACGTGATATAACTCATTGAATATGGaacaaaaaaataatgaatttataGCTTAAAATTaagtacaaactctaaaatacatgctCAAATAGATCTCATGTTAATCCACCTTCAAATGAATGACTTATTCGGTTTAGCTTCAAATGAATTAgctatttaattttaaaaaatttcacataatattttatgGGTTACTGGGTTATAAAGTGGAAAACTTTCCCTTTAACATTTTGCTTGACATTCTGGTTGGTTAGACTGTTTGGTATGGATAACGCCAATCGGAacgttttttgttgtttttgtgaGTTATAACGCACAAAAACCGCCCTTTTTCACCGTGTTTGGGCGTTATACACCTGCACGTTGCTTCCCGATgttttttccttctttttctcTAAAAACGTTGCCCACACCTACCAGCCTTATAACATGTAGAAGATTGAAAGTTGGACATGTATTATTGATGTCTTTTGAAATATATTTCTTCTTAGAAGGTGAAGGTTTTACTTAAGGTCAATTAATCCTCTTAAAATTCCTACTTGGAGGCTCGGTCATGTGATCTATATAGCCTAAATCTCAAGGAGTCCGGAAAGATATTGTTGATTCTTTGTATAGATTTGAAGGTGTACTTTAAAAAAGGTTGGATTGCGAAATTCAACATGTTTTTTGGAATGAAAATTAGTTGGGAGATATTTTGTTATGTCATCGATATCATGGATTGTATATGTTAGAATTGGATACAGCTTGCAAGGTTTCCTCTTGGTTAAACAATGCTTCTCACATATCGATGTGGTTTCAAGAACCAAAGGGAGTTTAAGCAATGGAAGTGTTGGCTAGTTtttctcaaactaacaattaagacAAGTGGATGTTTTGGGATAACATATTTTTCTTGATCTATTGCCTCCAAATGAGAGGAGTAGGTGCAGATTCTATTTTGTGTTTTCATCTTGTTCGGTGGTGAGTGGTGACTGATTAGTTTTGTGGTtagaattttatatattttttttatcgttgcaatattttctaacatctttctagggatgagaatttggcccgaatttgaaccgaaccgaattagacccgaataagcaattcgattcggGTTTCGCGTATCTATATTATGCTTATTCAGTTATCGGGTTATTCGGTTCGAGTTATCCAAATAAGAGCTTATTCGGTTCAAGATACCCGGCCCGAATAAGCATTCCTCCTCTTTTTCTGATCGATAGAAATCAAAATCATGATTCATATTTTTGTCATCGTCGTTCataatagaaagaaaaaaaaacctacACTTGTTCTTGTCGTTTCAAAATCGACCAATCTTATCATCTATTTCCAAACTCGAAATCACTTTTGTCAATCCTTCCTCTTATTTCAAACTTTCAAAAACCGATCATTCCTATTGTTTAAGGATTCATGAATTCATATTTTGTTTAGTCATGAAAAACTAGGTTCCAATTCAAGAAActcaattaagaaattaattattattatattaatctACTGTATAATTGTTAATCTTTCAATTTATTATTGTGTTATAttagtttttgaatattttatgtttatgtataaAAGTACATTATTATTCTATCATTTGGGTTATAAAATCCTACAAtttattcgttttttttttcctgtTTATATTAGATATTTAATCATTTTGTACATGTTATTCAGATTATTCGGATAATAACCGAACCAAACTGATTAATACCCAATCTGAACCAAACCCGTATTGGTTAATaggttcggttttcggttcatgcgattacccttattcggttttcAAGTTAttcgggttcggttcggttccgacccAAATAACATCCCTACATCTTTCtaatattttgaataaaatttgCCATTCAAATATATCGCGGAACTCGGGTCAAAATATGAAAAATTTAAACTCTTCTAAACATAATTCCATTTCTATATTTTCACTCTTTTACACTTATTTCATTTTGCAAATGAACTTTGTGTTGATGCAGGAACCCCAAGCTTGGTATACTTTCTATGCCTTCTTTCTCGAGCATACAACACCCATAACACCAACGAATGCATCACAGCAGCAGACACCATAGCTAATCCAATATACACCCACCGACTATATTTAGTCAATCCTGGACAATGATCCTCATGGATTCCTGTGAATGTCTCCCTAACAAAAGTACAATTTAGTAAACCGGCTAAAAACGGTCCATAGTTTGACAACCCCGAGATTACATTGGCTGCAGCCGACATCTGGTCATACATCTTTGGAGTCAACCTCCCCACATTTGTGCATATATCTTTTTCTGACACTTGGCATACATAATCTTTCCATACCTATAAACAAAACACCATTTATATCCTTCAGTTGACTTCCAAATTAAGTCAAACCCATGACTTAATTGATTCATGATTGATAAGATTATATGAAGAAATACAACACCAAGTAAAGAAAACGAAATGGAAGAATTCTAATTAGTTCAGAAATTCTGAAATTGAGAGATGGTttgactcaaaagtcaaaattgcATTGGGAAACTCGATAAAACATACCTGGCTGGCATCACCGGCGTCCAATTCACCAGCTTGACATTTCCGATCAGTTTTATCATCGTTTAGCGGGTTACAGAGGATGGGAACCAACGGGCCTGATTGATTGTAACCGAGGAAACCAGGAAAAGGTGGTGGATCGATGTTTGCTACCTTGACGATGATCATATTGACCATTCCCACCAATTGGAAAGTCACATCTTTGCTCTGAAACAAGGTTTCTTGAGCAGTTGCATTGTCGAAACATGGAAGTATCTCGTCTAATGCCGTATGAGCAGTAGGGTTCTGAATCCATTCATCCATTGCAACACAAGTGTCGCCCATAACACTACCAACATGAATAGTAATCGTTTTGTTAGATTAATGGAGATGGAATGTAGTTATTCTAGCAATTGAGAAGATTGTTAAAACGCACTTGTGAAGTGTGAAAAATATGCCACACAAGATAAACGTAGCTGTAACAAGAATCCAACCGCAGACCACCAATCTGCAACCATATAAGCGGAAATTATGATCAAGAAATGAATTCATCAcgtaaaacacacacacacacacacgtgatCACCACTCACATGTAAACGAGAACCTGGAAACCGAAAATGGAGAACACTGCAACCAACAGTCAATAACATGAATAGTTGATAAGCAAATTTAATTTTAAATCTTCAAAAATTGGAATCGTTTAAACATAAAATCTCTAGAAGATCAAATCTTTAGGCTTAAAAACCAAGAAAAACTATAAAACACGCATAAAATCATGAAAAGATAGGATCTTTAGGCTTACAAAAACCAAGAAGAGCTACGAGAAGCATAACAGCAGCGATAATTATAAGAGAAAGCCTCCTGCAAAAAAAATGATAACGTTTAACATACGAGTCTAATTGTATATGTTGTTGAAAGAAATCGTTGTAACATATTTACATACACAGAGTTCAAAACATCCTGTATATCTTTTTCGTTCTCTTCGGTCTCGGAGTCAAGGTCTGTAGCAGCTGCATTTATCATTTCATCGACCCTGTCAATGTTGTTCTTGATATTCGCAGGTAAAGAAACTTGATCTACTCCAATACCCTTTGCTGTATCAAGAATATCCAACACATTGTTGAGCTTATGAACTGTATCTTTAGACTCCCTCACAACAAATTCCAATGTGTCCGATGTACTCTTATGAAACTTCCCTTGCCCCATGTAAAGCACCACACATCCGATTCTGAAACAAATTACGATTATATTTACATCCACAAAAGAAGCGCATTCATTCATGTCTTTTGCACAAGTGACAGTGGATAACAACGAACAGGGGTTGAGAGTTGCTTACATGGCAGCAATGGTGAAGAGGGTGAGGAAGGCGAGAGAGAGGACATAAGCGATTCTAGAATAGCTGTAATGGATTCTCCGGAAGCAAGAGTAATAGCAACAGATTACGAGTAAGGACATTCCAAATCCCACAAACCAGATTGCAGCAATCACAAACACAGGGACAGCGCTAAATGATACAGACTGCACAGGCATAAATTTTTAGCTATAAACACCGAAGAACTGGTGTCAAAGTTTGAATTTGAAGATCAATTAGGTTGACtccaaaagtcaaaattgaaggACTAAAAAAAAGACGTTTCTAAATAAACAGCGAACTAGGTAGAAAGCTTACATAGAAGTAATGAGCGTCACTGATATTCCATCCACCGGTATAATACTCTAAACCTTTCGTTGGGTCTTTCCTCCTCGTTCTCTCTTCAGCCAAAATCAAAGAAGAATTCTCATCATCACTTTCCCCTTCAAGAACAGACCTCCCGATCCTCACCGGAAAAACACCATAACCGCCGCCGATCACCCCTACGAACACCGGAACAGTTCAATAACAAACAACCTTAATATAAAATACGACgaccaaaaacaaaaatgaaaatggTAAACCCAATATACCTGTAGACGATTGTTGCTTTTGCTGGGGAGTATTCTTGGAAACTCCAAGAGAAATGAACGTTAGTAGCAAAATTAGCAGTGGTTTGAGAGaaaccatgttttttttttcttgttttgatGATTGTTCTAGGAGGATATTGGAAACTTTTGTACGTTTTATGAGCTGGATTAATAGAGAGGCGTCGAGATGATCGCTTCGCATCTTTCCATTTTCGAATTAGTGTTCTTGTTTGGATGGGCCGACTTTTGGTTTGAAGTTTGATTCGTTATTTGAATGTTTGCCGATTCCACATCATTTTCTTATTCATCCATGGCATTTTATAGTTAATGGACATATATACCCCTCATTAATAGATAATGTATTTTAATTAGAGTATTTAGTTTCGGCATTGATTTGTTTCCTTCTTCCTCCTTCAGCACTGCGATCTTCCTCCTCCAGCGTTGTAATTTTCAGCGATTTGTTTCCAAAAGATCCCAAGATAACCTTCACACGTATGATTCTGTGTGTATCGAACTATAATCTTCACGTATGGTATGGAACCCTTAAATAGATTCTGCAATGATAATAACAAGTTATCACCGTTTCATACGGGAAATGAGACGCAATAACTTGATTCTGTCTAAATTGCTTATCATTGTCCAGGAAATACCTATTCCATACCGGAACCGAACTGGAATATAATGTATATCCTCTATCGTTTCTATCAATCCACACTTTTCGGTTTAAATTAAATCCGTTTCGGGTCGGGTCGGTCCCGGAACCAAAAACATTGCTACTTGAGAATCAGTACCCATATAGTTCTTTTATGGTTTATATATTTTTCTTCAATAAATTATTACATACGTTTCTGATTTCCTAATAAGTTTCTAAGTATTGAACTATACTATGTGAATGATTCCATGTGTATGTGTCTGATTTTGATTATGTATGTATCTATTACACTATGATATAACTTCCCTTGTTTTTCTTGAAAATGTATCTATTTCCTTCAAAAGACCAaaccataacttttttattttctaaCCATAGACGTCCCTATTCTAAATAGACCAGGTTTCCATCTTAtaaaatgtatataaaaaaaaatctggtttttgaaattaaaaaaaaaaagaataaaaaagcaAATACatgattttttatttctttatagtATATTTTCATTGATATTTTTATGGTAGGGAGTCTTATTTTCCCCATAAACCTCTATAATaataaactaggtgtgagacccgtatattatacgggtttattaaaagtaaaattttaatatgaaaattatgtaaatattaaatattttataaaataatgtttttccatACAAAATGTAATCTTTTGGGCATTTATGAAAGAAATCAAATCGTTTGGAGCATTTTTGAGAAtatattatcaaattaatagaacgataaccttatatatatatatatatatatatatatatatatatatatatatatatatatatatatatatatatgacccattagaattttattttaagaaatgtGAAATCctcaaaaaatgacaagtggaaattaataattttaaaaatcttagaaaaattacatgtgtcaaaatgaaggagaatatgacaagtggcaaaaaaaccttcatttattagtaaggataatttttttctttctctGGAAAGACAGATTTAATATTTTTAGATAATAATCAACAATAGAAATATAATAATACTCTCT includes these proteins:
- the LOC111910548 gene encoding uncharacterized protein LOC111910548; translation: MRSDHLDASLLIQLIKRTKVSNILLEQSSKQEKKNMVSLKPLLILLLTFISLGVSKNTPQQKQQSSTGVIGGGYGVFPVRIGRSVLEGESDDENSSLILAEERTRRKDPTKGLEYYTGGWNISDAHYFYSVSFSAVPVFVIAAIWFVGFGMSLLVICCYYSCFRRIHYSYSRIAYVLSLAFLTLFTIAAIIGCVVLYMGQGKFHKSTSDTLEFVVRESKDTVHKLNNVLDILDTAKGIGVDQVSLPANIKNNIDRVDEMINAAATDLDSETEENEKDIQDVLNSVRLSLIIIAAVMLLVALLGFLFSIFGFQVLVYILVVCGWILVTATFILCGIFFTLHNVMGDTCVAMDEWIQNPTAHTALDEILPCFDNATAQETLFQSKDVTFQLVGMVNMIIVKVANIDPPPFPGFLGYNQSGPLVPILCNPLNDDKTDRKCQAGELDAGDASQVWKDYVCQVSEKDICTNVGRLTPKMYDQMSAAANVISGLSNYGPFLAGLLNCTFVRETFTGIHEDHCPGLTKYSRWVYIGLAMVSAAVMHSLVLWVLYARERRHRKYTKLGVPASTQSSFAK